In a genomic window of Vigna angularis cultivar LongXiaoDou No.4 chromosome 6, ASM1680809v1, whole genome shotgun sequence:
- the LOC108341733 gene encoding mitogen-activated protein kinase kinase kinase 1, translating into MNHTASNSEIFSVHEFGWTVNNAIQSTTAPNSQTQDSVRSFGCAVENAIRSAAGPNPPPLHSFASAVDEAICSRVVAEAEVEGETEESPNREGYAGSWQKGYMLGKGSFGTVYEAFTDDGNFFAVKEVSLLDHRSEGKQSIFQLRQEISLLSQFRHDNIVQYLGTEKDNDKLYIFLEIVTKGSLAVLYQKYQLMDSQVSAYTRQILSGLKYLHDRNVVHRDIKCANILVDVTGSIKLADFGLAKITKLNDVKSIGGSLNWMAPEVVKLRSCGYGLAADIWSLGCTVLEMLTRQPPYYHLEEMQVIFKIGRGEPPPVPASLSTNARDFILECLQADPNKRPTVSQLLDHPFVNLCTTVKYGDHSEDVFSH; encoded by the exons atGAACCATACGGCGTCAAATTCGGAAATATTTTCCGTCCATGAATTCGGTTGGACAGTGAATAATGCCATCCAGAGTACCACTGCACCAAATTCCCAAACACAAGACAGTGTTCGTAGTTTTGGTTGCGCGGTGGAGAATGCAATAAGGAGTGCGGCTGGGCCAAATCCCCCTCCTCTGCACAGTTTCGCTTCGGCGGTGGATGAAGCCATCTGCAGCAGAGTTGTTGCCGAAGCCGAAGTTGAAGGTGAAACCGAAGAGTCGCCCAACAGAGAGGGCTACGCGGGATCATGGCAGAAGGGCTACATGTTAGGGAAAGGCTCCTTCGGCACAGTCTACGAAGCATTTACAGA TGATGGAAACTTTTTTGCTGTAAAGGAGGTGTCCTTGTTGGATCATAGAAGCGAGGGCAAACAGAGCATTTTCCAGCTTCGGCAG GAAATATCTCTTTTGAGTCAGTTCCGGCATGACAACATAGTTCAATATCTAGGCACAGAGAAG GATAATGATAAGCTGTATATCTTCCTCGAGATTGTAACAAAAGGATCATTGGCAGTTCTCTATCAAAAGTATCAATTAATGGACTCTCAAGTTTCTGCATATACAAGGCAAATTTTAAGCGGCTTGAAGTATCTTCATGATCGTAATGTGGTTCACAG GGACATCAAGTGTGCCAATATATTGGTTGATGTAACCGGGTCCATCAAGCTTGCAGATTTTGGTTTGGCAAAG aTTACCAAGTTAAATGATGTTAAATCAATTGGAGGCTCCCTGAACTGGATGGCCCCTGAG GTTGTTAAGTTGAGGAGTTGTGGATATGGGCTAGCAGCAGATATATGGAGCTTAGGATGCACAGTATTAGAGATGTTGACACGACAACCTCCTTACTACCATTTGGAAGAA ATGCAAGTGATATTTAAAATCGGCCGTGGTGAACCTCCACCTGTTCCGGCGTCGCTGTCAACAAATGCCCGAGATTTCATTCTTGAATGCTTACAAGCTGACCCGAACAAACGCCCAACTGTTTCTCAACTATTGGACCATCCATTTGTAAACCTTTGCACCACTGTTAAATATGGAGACCATAGTGAAGATGTATTTTCACATTGA
- the LOC108342750 gene encoding protein SUPPRESSOR OF GENE SILENCING 3-like has product MAEDGADTFPELLSVYRVSGPRSNSISDDSVSKSCFSQNSVPNVWRTPNIIQKLKLVERVNGVTRVTDSSSQKYKSNSLPPQDKSNSLSPEDKSNTLGTLASEGSETLNDSNLSLQSVLTPTLEKKLNSSTGVDATTSKDCENEESLEIYDENNDETVDNISDIVSDSDDDCSLDDIVSDSDDDRSLDDIDSDTGERSHEQCKNSKWLRNFFDGLNALANEEISSQDRQWHCPACQGIPGGIGWYKGLQSLLDHSRTIQSKRVRLHRMFAETLQEESFRRRVPLTVVCEIHDGWEGLDRCQNPFIACGKRQLYGYLDSKEDSDDFNRHSGGKPDLKFEMRSYQEMVESKINHINDDSRKLNNYKSLIAEEQVKSQVCVDSSCELSEKLSLRIEENHVDRQNKEIDAEEKSFQDQIQVIAPKGDQSVKLQHAMQEKAENTCQESVKKEENSQKYKEIMQLGSEREKIMKIHEEKWLALKKKQWQELVELEKELENELTQLMDKYASN; this is encoded by the exons ATGGCCGAAGATGGTGCTGATACTTTTCCGGAGTTGCTAAGTGTGTACAGAGTGTCTGGTCCCAGAAGCAATAGCATTTCTGATGACAGTGTTTCAAAGTCCTGCTTTTCTCAAAACTCTGTTCCAAATGTTTGGAGAACTCCAAATATTATTCAGAAGCTTAAGCTGGTAGAGAGGGTTAATGGTGTAACGAGAGTGACTGACAGCAGTAGCCAGAAGTACAAAAGCAACTCTCTTCCTCCGCAGGACAAGAGCAATTCTCTGTCTCCGGAGGACAAAAGCAACACTCTTGGTACTCTGGCTTCTGAGGGAAGTGAAACTTTGAACGACAGCAATTTGTCTCTTCAATCAGTATTGACTCCAACATTAgagaaaaagttaaattcaTCTACTGGAGTTGATGCAACTACATCTAAGGATTGCGAAAATGAAGAATCCCTAGAAATCTATGATGAAAACAATGATGAGACTGTTGACAACATATCTGACATTGTCTCGGACAGTGATGATGATTGTTCTTTAGATGACATTGTCTCGGACAGTGATGATGATCGTTCTTTAGATGACATTGACTCGGACACTGGAGAGAGAAGCCATGAACAGTGCAAGAACAGCAAGTGGCTTAGGAATTTCTTTGATGGATTAAATGCACTGGCCAATGAGGAGATAAGTTCACAAGACAGACAGTGGCATTGTCCAGCGTGCCAAGGGATCCCTGGTGGTATTGGTTGGTACAAGGGGCTGCAATCACTTTTGGATCATTCCAGAACAATACAATCAAAGAGGGTAAGACTGCACCGAATGTTTGCTGAAACCTTGCAAGAAGAGTCTTTCAGGAGAAGGGTTCCATTGACAGTGGTCTGTGAAATCCATGATGGATGGGAGGGTCTTGATAGGTGTCAGAATCCATTTATCGCATGTGGGAAGCGCCAACTCTATGGTTATTTGGATTCTAAAGAAGATTCTGATGATTTCAATCGTCACTCTGGAG GTAAGCCAGATTTGAAGTTTGAAATGAGATCATACCAAGAGATGGTTGAGAGCAAGATAAACCATATTAACGATGATAGTCGGAAGCTTAACAACTACAAAAGCTTGATAGCCGAAGAACAAGTCAAATCACAAGTCTGTGTAGATTCTTCATGTGAATTAAGTGAGAAGTTAAGCCTCAGAATAGAAGAAAACCATGTTGATCGACAGAACAAGGAG ATAGACGCAGAAGAAAAAAGTTTCCAGGACCAAATCCAAGTCATAGCACCAAAAGGAGACCAGTCTGTGAAATTGCAGCACGCAATGCAAGAAAAAGCAGAAAACACTTGTCAAGAATCTGTCAAGAAAGAGGAGAA TTCCCAGAAGTACAAGGAGATTATGCAGTTGGGGtcggagagagagaaaataatgaaaattcaTGAAGAGAAATGGTTGGCTCTGAAGAAGAAACAGTGGCAGGAGCTGGTTGAACTTGAGAAGGAATTAGAGAATGAACTGACGCAGCTCATGGACAAGTACGCTTCCAACTAG